Proteins found in one Brevibacillus brevis genomic segment:
- a CDS encoding S-layer homology domain-containing protein codes for MNKRAMMSCLLAAVLAMAGLTGVADCSSVQAVAPAKDYASHTAKAAIDFGVEKKYLWLDSKGNFYPNSQITQGQFIASLVAIRGLKEAEPLPQLPAGHWAKMSYEKAQKAGILAGVKVEPNRLMTKEETAALVYAAWKPIRGEKNPNLTNTGALITWGWMKPAPSGQPKFREDLPVTRGEAAEILRYLWKDKWQLEQGAKFADEFHKSLKIVNGKISGKVPKGDSDFMILVQFFTKQNELEGFINDQSFNIPLNSTSSFSFNVINNNDSTDAGIYLYTKLPSLEKTNNTRKFYKTKGTK; via the coding sequence ATGAACAAACGTGCAATGATGTCATGCCTACTAGCAGCTGTTCTCGCAATGGCAGGGCTTACTGGAGTAGCTGACTGTTCTAGCGTACAGGCTGTTGCGCCAGCGAAGGATTACGCTTCACATACAGCAAAGGCAGCCATTGATTTCGGTGTAGAGAAGAAATACTTATGGCTGGATAGCAAGGGGAACTTTTATCCGAATAGTCAAATCACGCAGGGGCAGTTTATTGCGAGTTTAGTAGCGATTCGCGGATTGAAGGAGGCAGAACCCTTACCGCAACTCCCAGCAGGGCACTGGGCGAAGATGAGCTATGAGAAGGCGCAGAAGGCGGGGATTTTGGCGGGAGTGAAAGTCGAGCCGAACAGACTGATGACGAAGGAAGAAACAGCAGCGCTGGTGTATGCTGCATGGAAGCCGATTCGGGGTGAAAAGAATCCGAATTTAACTAATACCGGGGCGCTGATCACGTGGGGATGGATGAAGCCTGCGCCTAGTGGACAGCCCAAATTTCGTGAGGATTTGCCTGTGACACGAGGGGAAGCGGCGGAGATTTTGCGTTATTTGTGGAAGGATAAGTGGCAGCTTGAGCAAGGGGCTAAATTTGCGGATGAGTTTCATAAGAGCTTGAAGATTGTGAATGGGAAGATTAGTGGGAAGGTGCCTAAGGGTGATAGTGATTTTATGATATTAGTACAATTTTTTACAAAGCAAAATGAATTGGAAGGTTTCATAAACGATCAATCTTTTAACATTCCATTAAACAGCACAAGTTCTTTTTCTTTTAATGTCATAAATAATAATGACTCGACTGATGCGGGTATCTACTTGTATACCAAATTACCTTCTTTAGAGAAAACTAATAACACCCGAAAATTCTATAAAACGAAGGGTACGAAGTAA
- a CDS encoding thioredoxin family protein yields the protein MDVSRSKQWWLLIALGVVILVAGISAWGTASAHEVRVVYVYSDSCVYCTEFGPTFERVVKEYPPEMIQRLDIHEQKELDEASRLGAEATPTVFVVEQGKVVDKLEGAVPENTLRSFLQRHLNQTLSKNG from the coding sequence ATGGACGTGAGCAGAAGCAAGCAATGGTGGCTGTTGATCGCGCTCGGTGTTGTGATACTTGTCGCCGGTATAAGCGCGTGGGGGACAGCCAGTGCGCATGAAGTGAGAGTGGTGTATGTCTATAGTGATAGCTGCGTGTATTGTACAGAGTTTGGGCCGACATTTGAGAGAGTCGTGAAGGAATATCCACCGGAAATGATTCAACGACTGGATATCCATGAGCAGAAAGAGCTGGATGAAGCGTCGCGCCTCGGGGCAGAGGCAACCCCCACTGTTTTTGTCGTCGAACAAGGTAAAGTGGTCGACAAGCTGGAAGGGGCGGTACCCGAGAATACGTTGCGAAGCTTTTTGCAAAGGCACCTAAATCAGACTCTTTCTAAAAATGGATAA
- a CDS encoding YwgA family protein yields MLNRHAKIIRLIEIVGEVSGRKKLQKMVYIGKHLEMDFDERYEFHMYGPYSEELTLRVDELCNMGLLDEQMESKGAIHMYRYSLNETGHDFLKFHEVDFGSGERAILRMNEENSRFLELVSTILYFNHLPYEEMKGKIFTFKSKQRYTEEEIQKGQAFIEELRALMKEDGGNASK; encoded by the coding sequence ATGCTTAATCGTCACGCCAAGATCATACGCCTGATTGAGATAGTCGGCGAAGTGAGCGGGCGAAAAAAATTGCAAAAGATGGTGTACATAGGAAAACATCTGGAGATGGATTTCGATGAGCGCTACGAGTTTCACATGTACGGTCCATATTCGGAGGAACTGACGCTTAGAGTAGATGAGCTGTGCAACATGGGGCTTCTGGATGAGCAAATGGAGAGTAAAGGTGCCATTCATATGTATCGTTACTCTTTGAACGAAACCGGTCATGATTTTCTCAAGTTTCATGAGGTTGACTTCGGGAGTGGAGAACGTGCGATTTTGCGCATGAACGAGGAGAATTCCCGTTTTCTCGAGCTGGTTTCTACGATTCTGTATTTCAACCACCTGCCTTATGAGGAAATGAAGGGCAAAATCTTTACGTTTAAGAGCAAGCAGCGCTACACCGAGGAAGAGATTCAAAAAGGGCAAGCGTTTATCGAAGAACTGCGTGCCCTGATGAAGGAAGACGGCGGCAATGCAAGTAAGTAA
- a CDS encoding HD domain-containing protein, with the protein MQQPQLLHEEKVFKDPVHRYVHVRDKFIWDLINSAEFQRLRRVKQLGTSFFTFHGGEHSRFNHSLGVYELMRRILETFEGRIQLTYEEKLLCLCAALLHDVGHGPFSHSFEKVFKYHHEDWTRAILLGDTQINRILRRFDDSFPKKLAEVINKTYDNKLIVSLISSQLDADRMDYLLRDAYYTGVNYGNFEIERILRVMRPQEDGIVFKFSGMHAVEDYIMSRYQMYWQVYFHPVTRSAEVILCKIFQRAKLLFSQGYPFMQEPVMLLPFLQEKVELADYLALDESIILFYMQLWRREQDPVLKDLCARFLDRNLFKYVEYNPRDFRLLSELKELFQSAGIDPMYYLEVDTTSDLPYDFYRAGEEEERIPIMLQMPSGELVELSQKSEIVQAISGKRRFDYKLYFPLDKVMALPGDLSRKIRERLGVMEDA; encoded by the coding sequence ATGCAACAGCCCCAGCTTCTTCATGAAGAAAAGGTATTCAAAGACCCTGTTCACCGCTACGTCCACGTGCGGGACAAATTCATTTGGGATTTGATCAACTCGGCAGAATTCCAGCGTTTGCGCAGAGTCAAGCAACTGGGCACCAGCTTTTTTACGTTTCACGGTGGAGAGCATAGCCGCTTTAACCACTCGCTTGGCGTGTATGAACTGATGCGCAGAATTTTGGAGACGTTCGAAGGTCGGATTCAGTTGACGTACGAGGAAAAGCTGCTGTGTCTATGTGCGGCTTTGCTCCACGATGTGGGCCACGGTCCGTTTTCCCATTCGTTTGAAAAGGTGTTCAAGTACCATCACGAGGATTGGACGCGCGCCATTTTGCTTGGAGATACGCAAATCAACCGCATTCTTCGTCGGTTTGATGATAGCTTCCCGAAGAAATTGGCAGAAGTGATTAATAAGACATATGACAATAAACTGATCGTAAGCCTCATCTCCAGCCAGCTCGATGCCGATCGGATGGATTACTTGCTGCGTGATGCCTACTATACGGGCGTTAATTATGGCAATTTCGAGATTGAGCGTATCTTGCGTGTCATGCGGCCGCAGGAGGATGGCATTGTCTTTAAATTCAGCGGGATGCATGCTGTCGAAGACTACATCATGTCTCGCTATCAAATGTACTGGCAGGTCTATTTCCATCCCGTTACACGAAGTGCGGAAGTCATCTTGTGCAAAATTTTTCAACGGGCGAAGCTCTTGTTCTCCCAAGGCTATCCGTTCATGCAGGAACCTGTCATGCTGCTGCCTTTTTTGCAGGAAAAGGTAGAGCTTGCTGACTATTTGGCGCTCGATGAATCCATTATTCTTTTCTATATGCAACTCTGGCGCAGAGAGCAAGACCCTGTGTTGAAAGATTTGTGCGCCCGTTTTTTGGACAGGAATCTCTTTAAATACGTCGAATATAATCCGAGGGATTTTCGCTTGCTGTCTGAACTAAAAGAACTATTTCAATCTGCCGGAATTGATCCGATGTATTATTTGGAGGTAGACACGACCTCCGATCTTCCGTATGATTTTTACCGTGCCGGAGAAGAAGAGGAGCGCATTCCGATTATGCTTCAAATGCCTTCAGGCGAGCTGGTCGAGCTGTCACAGAAGTCAGAAATTGTACAGGCCATTAGCGGAAAGCGGCGCTTTGATTACAAGCTGTACTTTCCATTGGATAAAGTCATGGCTTTGCCGGGGGATCTCTCCCGTAAGATTCGAGAACGTCTGGGAGTGATGGAGGATGCTTAA
- a CDS encoding CPBP family intramembrane glutamic endopeptidase gives MWTNTFRYITKNPLFLLLLMMMLFLPLLASWGQFLSSGFLGQTVSVSLLFWPKTDWKVAVPLPGWLIFGVISLLYAGGILWLVGRKKLGQVFLFILVGLLLAKAAGAAFQAISGWSSSQPIGAQSLAGKANLLVFATWHNPLWEELVFRGIPFLLLTLLYRGNTDLPTGARWMYLLIPSIIFAYYHVPGHGLGAIFESFLIGVLWAWAALRWGLLAPIVLHIYADAMIIPSLPKMKNMPLEEIPWLVNQSMLLQSIWALCVLVFLILVLTLLIIGWRKARKAY, from the coding sequence ATGTGGACAAATACATTTCGATACATAACCAAAAACCCACTTTTCCTTCTTCTATTGATGATGATGCTCTTTCTGCCCCTGCTCGCCTCCTGGGGACAATTTCTCTCCTCAGGTTTTTTGGGACAAACGGTTTCCGTATCTCTCCTATTCTGGCCGAAAACCGATTGGAAGGTCGCTGTCCCGCTTCCTGGCTGGCTTATTTTTGGTGTTATCTCGCTGCTTTACGCTGGCGGCATCTTATGGCTTGTAGGGAGGAAAAAATTGGGGCAGGTATTTCTGTTCATCCTTGTCGGTCTCTTATTGGCAAAAGCGGCCGGAGCTGCTTTTCAGGCGATTAGCGGATGGTCTAGCTCGCAGCCAATCGGTGCACAGTCACTCGCTGGCAAAGCAAATCTGCTTGTGTTTGCCACTTGGCATAATCCTTTGTGGGAGGAGCTTGTCTTTCGCGGCATCCCGTTTCTCTTGCTAACACTCCTCTATCGGGGGAACACAGATCTGCCCACTGGTGCAAGATGGATGTATCTACTCATTCCTTCGATAATTTTCGCCTACTATCACGTACCTGGGCATGGTCTAGGAGCTATTTTTGAATCGTTTCTCATTGGTGTTTTGTGGGCATGGGCAGCACTTCGCTGGGGACTGCTAGCTCCAATCGTCCTGCACATTTATGCAGACGCGATGATCATTCCTTCACTCCCCAAAATGAAAAACATGCCTCTGGAGGAGATTCCCTGGCTAGTCAACCAAAGCATGTTGCTACAGTCAATCTGGGCTTTATGTGTACTTGTTTTTCTCATACTGGTCCTTACTCTTTTGATAATCGGCTGGCGAAAAGCAAGAAAAGCTTACTAA
- a CDS encoding efflux RND transporter permease subunit: protein MIKYIVQKRKITLLFFSMIVLVGSLSFFQLPKQEMPDIIVNMATITTVYPGASPEKVEQAVTKKLEEKINELQGLNYISSSSSLGVSFIMVEAKSDVDPKQKWDELRKKVKDAEADLPADAKQPIINDDLNRTFVQSFAVTADTREELYSMRTMLKSWKEQLRTIPNVADVLVEGLPEQEVHIEVDTQKLSQYGITWSQVMMAVKKENEKIPLGDLTTEKRTYQLKLAENTDVEELNKVIISRSKDGFPIYLKDIGSIKMTTETVKTTSYFNGKPSITISVNAETGSDVPSLQKRVDEMMVTLDKTLPAGAERHSIYSQNERVDELFSDLTREMMIAIIAVLVVCALGLNLITSLVVAMAIPISLAVGLMFLPSLGISLNMISIVSLIIVLGILVDDAVVVNDNIERRLSVLGEKPMAAAVNGAKEVSISITTATLATIASFAPLMFLSGNVGQFIRPVPVIISMTMLASMLMSLTIIPIFRQWYEQRRKAGVEGYRKPAGLLGKQLLQLTKWYASKFMPKILKRPLLAGMIGVLIGTAAYGLIPFTPVELFPNDDRPQFLIDIRLPVGNSLEETDRVVRGTADWVLKQPGIEAVSAYAGGSAPKMFGGDTAAGSGITVGQLVVRYNEKETHLENMLEPWTEEFKKLYPEASILMKQLEAGPPVGKPVVIRLYGEDIETLRSLSAQTKEKVAGLEGTYNVQDDFGVERYTLEFVVNKELMEQKLVNYTDLSTTLRLVSEGITVSEFDTGSDLIDMKLFLQKGQEDPALLFQRLSIANARGELIPLSQLAEVKPTFSTQTIPHRDLSRSVTVTSDLKGRTATEVMAEIKPMLDNMSLPEGYRYEIGGETSEQTDIFIDMGKLSILVVFLILILIAMQFYSLTIPVLVTSTIYLAVSGSLIGLFVTQTPLGFMTMMGIIALAGIVVRNGIVLIEFIEEARHTGMELKQAVISACEARLRPILLTSLTAIAGMMPLAISGDVLFKPLAVTIISGLAFSTLLTLIVVPSFYMVLTQHKIKKLAKKAAKRPDLYGPEAETL, encoded by the coding sequence GTGATCAAGTACATCGTACAAAAGCGCAAAATTACGCTCCTGTTTTTCAGCATGATCGTACTTGTGGGCTCCCTCAGCTTTTTTCAACTGCCCAAGCAAGAGATGCCGGATATTATCGTGAACATGGCGACGATCACGACGGTTTACCCGGGAGCTTCGCCGGAAAAGGTCGAGCAGGCTGTTACGAAAAAGCTGGAAGAAAAAATCAATGAATTGCAGGGACTTAACTATATTTCATCCTCATCTTCCCTCGGCGTCTCATTTATCATGGTGGAAGCAAAGAGTGACGTAGACCCGAAGCAAAAATGGGATGAATTGCGGAAGAAGGTAAAAGACGCAGAGGCTGATCTGCCAGCCGATGCGAAACAACCGATCATCAATGATGATTTGAACCGTACGTTTGTCCAATCGTTTGCGGTCACTGCTGACACGCGTGAGGAATTGTACAGCATGCGTACCATGCTGAAATCGTGGAAAGAACAGCTGCGCACCATTCCAAACGTAGCGGATGTACTGGTGGAAGGTCTACCGGAGCAGGAAGTCCACATCGAGGTTGATACGCAAAAGCTGAGCCAGTACGGGATCACGTGGAGTCAGGTGATGATGGCTGTCAAAAAGGAAAATGAAAAAATCCCGCTTGGCGACCTGACCACAGAAAAACGGACCTACCAGCTCAAGCTGGCGGAAAATACAGATGTCGAAGAACTGAACAAAGTCATTATCTCCCGTTCAAAAGATGGCTTCCCGATCTATCTGAAGGACATCGGATCGATCAAAATGACGACGGAGACGGTGAAAACAACCTCGTATTTCAATGGGAAGCCTTCGATCACGATCAGCGTCAATGCAGAGACGGGAAGTGATGTGCCGTCCTTGCAGAAGCGCGTAGACGAGATGATGGTGACGCTGGATAAAACACTTCCGGCAGGGGCCGAAAGACACTCGATTTATAGTCAAAATGAACGCGTAGATGAGCTTTTTAGCGACCTGACCCGGGAAATGATGATTGCCATCATCGCTGTTTTGGTGGTGTGTGCGCTCGGATTGAACCTGATCACATCGTTGGTAGTTGCGATGGCGATTCCGATTTCTTTGGCTGTGGGGCTTATGTTCCTGCCATCTCTGGGTATTTCACTCAACATGATCTCGATCGTTTCCTTGATAATTGTGCTCGGGATCTTGGTCGATGACGCCGTGGTGGTCAATGACAATATCGAGCGACGACTGTCTGTCCTGGGCGAAAAACCGATGGCTGCGGCGGTTAATGGTGCCAAGGAAGTATCAATTTCGATCACGACCGCTACGCTGGCTACGATTGCGTCGTTTGCGCCCTTGATGTTTTTGAGCGGCAACGTCGGGCAGTTCATTCGCCCGGTTCCGGTCATTATTTCGATGACGATGCTGGCATCAATGCTCATGTCGCTGACGATCATCCCGATCTTTCGCCAATGGTATGAGCAACGTAGAAAGGCTGGCGTAGAAGGGTATCGCAAGCCTGCCGGACTTTTGGGGAAACAATTGTTGCAGCTGACCAAGTGGTATGCGAGCAAGTTCATGCCGAAAATTTTGAAGCGACCGCTTTTGGCAGGAATGATTGGCGTATTGATTGGAACGGCAGCATATGGATTGATACCGTTCACTCCCGTGGAATTGTTCCCGAACGATGATCGCCCGCAGTTTCTCATCGATATCCGTCTTCCCGTGGGCAACAGTCTGGAAGAAACAGACCGGGTGGTGCGTGGGACGGCAGACTGGGTGTTGAAGCAGCCCGGCATCGAGGCAGTATCTGCCTACGCTGGAGGCAGTGCACCGAAAATGTTCGGCGGAGATACGGCTGCCGGAAGCGGCATTACCGTCGGACAGCTGGTGGTTCGTTATAATGAAAAAGAGACCCATCTCGAGAACATGCTGGAGCCGTGGACGGAGGAATTCAAAAAGCTGTATCCAGAAGCGAGTATCTTGATGAAGCAGTTGGAGGCAGGTCCCCCGGTTGGAAAACCAGTTGTGATTCGTTTGTATGGAGAGGATATTGAGACGCTGCGCTCTCTTTCTGCACAAACAAAAGAAAAGGTTGCCGGATTAGAGGGAACGTACAATGTCCAAGACGATTTCGGGGTAGAACGCTACACCTTGGAATTTGTCGTCAACAAAGAGCTGATGGAGCAAAAGCTCGTCAACTACACGGACTTGTCCACGACATTGCGTCTGGTGAGCGAAGGCATTACCGTCAGCGAGTTTGATACGGGCTCAGACTTGATAGATATGAAGCTGTTCTTGCAAAAAGGCCAGGAAGACCCTGCCTTGTTGTTCCAGCGACTCAGCATCGCCAATGCGCGAGGAGAGCTGATCCCGCTGTCACAGCTCGCGGAGGTAAAACCGACTTTCAGTACACAGACGATCCCGCATCGTGATTTGTCGCGGAGCGTGACAGTTACCAGTGATCTGAAAGGCAGAACCGCGACAGAAGTAATGGCAGAGATCAAGCCGATGCTCGATAATATGTCCTTGCCTGAAGGATACCGCTATGAGATTGGCGGCGAGACTTCCGAGCAGACTGATATTTTCATCGACATGGGCAAACTCTCGATTCTGGTCGTTTTCCTGATCCTGATTTTGATCGCGATGCAATTCTATTCCTTGACCATTCCGGTACTGGTTACAAGTACGATTTATCTCGCTGTATCAGGGAGCTTGATCGGCTTGTTCGTGACCCAGACACCGCTTGGCTTTATGACAATGATGGGGATTATTGCGTTGGCGGGCATCGTGGTGCGTAACGGAATCGTTTTGATCGAGTTCATCGAGGAGGCACGCCATACAGGAATGGAGCTGAAGCAGGCGGTTATTTCTGCGTGTGAGGCACGACTGCGGCCTATTCTTTTGACCTCGCTTACTGCGATTGCGGGTATGATGCCGCTCGCTATTTCAGGTGACGTTTTGTTCAAACCGCTAGCGGTAACCATTATTTCCGGATTGGCGTTTTCGACCCTTTTGACCTTGATCGTCGTGCCGTCCTTCTATATGGTTCTGACGCAGCACAAGATCAAAAAGCTGGCGAAAAAAGCCGCGAAGCGCCCGGACTTGTATGGGCCTGAGGCGGAGACACTGTAA
- a CDS encoding efflux RND transporter periplasmic adaptor subunit — protein MKRRWLVSVMMIGLLATTACSEQQPASAPQKEVKHVVVAPVKKEEAVTVTELSGTLAPLEEALVSFEVGGRIVEMNRKEGDTVKAGDVLARVNATDYSLQVASSSAAVQQSAANLSKVNNGAREQEVTQARLLVEKATVGLQKMQDDFNRIEKLYQQNAISKSEYESAQNGLTIAQKDLQNAQQSYSLVTQGARAEDKQLTQAVYNQTIIAKEVAANTLAKTQLRSPINGTIIAKLSSAGNLVGSGTPVYQVGNIDTLKVVLPVPDREISAWKVGETISLDLYGQKRDGKVTKIFPATNQNTGTIGVEVQIANQARDWFAGQVVKATKTVTGQEGVYVPVEAVISRGKDDAHVFVNAGGKAVKTSVAIGQIVSDKLEIKNGLKEGDQLIVKGVDRLFDGDPIEAAGGTQP, from the coding sequence ATGAAGAGAAGATGGCTTGTATCTGTAATGATGATCGGACTACTGGCAACGACGGCTTGCAGCGAGCAACAGCCCGCTTCGGCACCCCAGAAGGAAGTGAAACATGTCGTTGTTGCGCCAGTGAAGAAGGAGGAGGCTGTCACCGTTACGGAGTTGTCTGGTACGCTGGCTCCTTTGGAGGAAGCACTCGTTTCTTTTGAAGTAGGCGGTCGTATTGTGGAGATGAACCGAAAAGAAGGGGACACGGTTAAAGCGGGAGATGTGCTTGCCCGTGTAAACGCCACAGATTATTCACTCCAGGTTGCTTCGTCCAGCGCTGCCGTGCAGCAGAGTGCGGCGAATCTTAGCAAGGTAAACAATGGGGCGAGAGAGCAAGAAGTGACACAGGCGCGTTTGCTTGTGGAGAAGGCAACAGTTGGACTCCAAAAAATGCAGGATGATTTCAATCGGATTGAAAAGCTCTACCAGCAAAATGCCATTTCCAAAAGCGAGTATGAAAGTGCACAAAATGGACTGACGATTGCTCAAAAGGATTTGCAAAACGCACAGCAGTCTTATTCACTGGTTACTCAAGGGGCTCGTGCGGAAGACAAACAGTTGACGCAGGCTGTATACAATCAGACGATTATCGCCAAAGAAGTGGCAGCCAATACACTTGCCAAAACGCAGCTTCGTTCGCCGATTAATGGGACGATCATCGCCAAGCTCTCGTCTGCGGGCAATTTGGTCGGTTCAGGTACCCCCGTCTATCAGGTCGGCAACATCGACACATTAAAAGTCGTACTGCCCGTTCCTGACCGTGAGATTTCTGCATGGAAAGTAGGCGAGACGATCTCCTTAGACCTGTATGGACAAAAACGGGATGGCAAAGTGACAAAAATATTTCCTGCCACGAACCAAAATACCGGAACGATTGGCGTAGAGGTCCAAATCGCCAACCAAGCTCGAGACTGGTTTGCTGGTCAGGTGGTGAAAGCAACCAAAACGGTAACGGGGCAGGAAGGTGTCTACGTACCAGTAGAAGCAGTCATCAGTAGAGGAAAAGATGATGCGCATGTCTTCGTCAATGCAGGCGGCAAGGCTGTCAAAACTAGCGTAGCTATCGGGCAGATTGTAAGTGACAAGCTCGAGATCAAGAACGGACTAAAAGAAGGAGACCAACTGATCGTCAAAGGGGTGGACCGTTTGTTTGACGGTGACCCAATCGAGGCGGCAGGAGGTACACAACCGTGA
- a CDS encoding TetR/AcrR family transcriptional regulator yields MDHPDIEQKLGGRGEEEQETRERILSAARQLMAQKGYKGATTRKISELAGVNEVTVFRHFKNKVGILTELLKEIMDVREQLEQGLQGEFSDIKEMLVSYARTYYGLLVERKEIFMICMIEADNHPEVVQMFSSLPMTAVEVLSKKLLAFQEQGHLPKADPFTAALMFVSTFFYAFMAKYRVNLDIQMVEEELFENASEILLQGIRGLK; encoded by the coding sequence ATGGATCACCCAGATATAGAACAGAAGCTGGGGGGGAGAGGCGAAGAGGAACAGGAAACCCGTGAGCGAATTTTATCGGCCGCACGTCAGCTAATGGCACAAAAGGGATACAAGGGAGCGACTACACGCAAGATTTCTGAGCTTGCGGGGGTTAATGAGGTAACGGTATTTCGTCACTTCAAGAACAAGGTAGGCATCTTGACAGAGCTCCTGAAAGAAATCATGGATGTCCGGGAGCAGCTGGAGCAAGGGTTGCAAGGCGAGTTTTCTGATATCAAGGAAATGCTGGTCAGCTACGCACGTACGTATTACGGCTTATTGGTCGAGCGCAAAGAAATTTTCATGATCTGCATGATTGAAGCGGATAACCACCCGGAAGTCGTGCAGATGTTCAGCAGTTTGCCGATGACCGCAGTCGAGGTATTGTCCAAAAAGCTCCTTGCGTTTCAGGAGCAAGGGCATTTGCCAAAGGCAGATCCGTTCACGGCAGCTCTTATGTTCGTCTCCACTTTTTTCTACGCCTTCATGGCGAAGTATCGGGTCAATCTCGATATCCAAATGGTAGAAGAAGAGCTTTTTGAAAATGCTTCTGAAATCTTGCTACAAGGCATCAGAGGACTCAAATAA
- a CDS encoding cell shape determination protein CcmA, whose product MQNENKNKLDLIFHGAVNATGGVYNKVDVQGYGKINGDVECESLHCAGHVSITGNLIGSSAKVEGNASIKGKVKMDTLSVYGQLDVADDLNFTSLKVGGNVKVQGNMAGEDVKVHGSLKTAGDCEAEVFRANGAFNIGGLLNAGRIEVILHGSCEAKEMGGEHIEVRRTGNSTLGKLLKHFLNNTLSVETIEGDEIYLENTKAKVVRGNKIEIGPDCEIDLVEYSTECKQDPSSQIKTLTQR is encoded by the coding sequence ATGCAGAACGAGAATAAGAACAAGCTAGATTTGATCTTTCATGGGGCAGTGAATGCTACGGGTGGCGTATACAACAAAGTAGATGTGCAGGGTTACGGCAAGATCAATGGCGATGTAGAGTGCGAGTCGCTTCATTGTGCCGGACATGTCAGTATCACGGGAAATCTCATTGGCTCTTCGGCAAAAGTAGAGGGCAACGCGTCGATTAAAGGCAAAGTGAAAATGGATACATTGTCTGTATATGGTCAGCTTGATGTTGCGGACGATTTGAATTTTACGAGTCTAAAAGTCGGTGGCAATGTCAAAGTACAGGGCAATATGGCTGGAGAGGATGTAAAGGTTCACGGATCATTGAAGACCGCAGGGGATTGTGAAGCCGAAGTGTTCCGGGCAAACGGTGCGTTTAATATCGGAGGACTGCTGAATGCGGGGCGAATCGAGGTCATTCTGCATGGCAGCTGTGAGGCAAAAGAAATGGGCGGAGAGCACATCGAGGTGCGCCGAACAGGCAATAGCACTTTGGGCAAGCTGTTGAAGCATTTTCTCAATAATACCTTGTCCGTAGAGACGATTGAAGGTGACGAAATCTATTTGGAAAACACAAAGGCCAAGGTCGTTCGCGGCAACAAGATCGAGATAGGTCCCGACTGCGAAATTGATCTGGTCGAATACAGCACAGAATGCAAGCAAGACCCGAGCTCACAGATTAAGACGCTGACACAACGGTAA
- a CDS encoding YhbD family protein has product MDTNVISKKDLLELTGISYGQLYRWKRKNLIPEEWFIRRATFTGQETFFPREQILARIDKILNMKDDLSLDELADMFSPSMSDTSLTAEELLARNIVSTTSLEVFNVFLGSLRTFTFQQALYAYVLEKLLAAGDLSVDEGGGLLQVLASHYPKFEGKPCELIFMRKMGISTFVLVSGSTEMYFDSGVKVVKRLDLANYIEELKGKYL; this is encoded by the coding sequence TTGGACACAAATGTAATTTCGAAGAAGGACCTGCTGGAGCTTACTGGCATTTCGTATGGACAATTGTACCGTTGGAAACGAAAGAACTTGATTCCAGAGGAGTGGTTCATTCGTCGAGCAACTTTTACAGGGCAAGAAACCTTTTTCCCGCGGGAACAGATTTTGGCTCGAATCGACAAGATCCTGAACATGAAAGACGACCTGTCGCTGGATGAACTGGCGGACATGTTTTCACCAAGTATGAGTGACACGTCGTTGACCGCAGAGGAATTATTGGCACGAAACATTGTTTCGACAACTTCTTTAGAAGTGTTTAACGTTTTTCTCGGGAGTCTGCGGACCTTTACCTTCCAGCAGGCACTATACGCCTATGTGTTAGAAAAGCTTTTGGCCGCAGGAGACTTAAGTGTAGATGAAGGCGGCGGATTGCTGCAGGTACTTGCTAGCCACTATCCCAAATTCGAAGGGAAGCCTTGTGAGCTGATCTTTATGCGTAAGATGGGGATTTCCACGTTCGTGTTGGTGTCTGGCTCTACCGAAATGTATTTTGATAGCGGTGTAAAGGTAGTGAAACGGCTCGATCTAGCCAATTACATCGAGGAATTAAAAGGAAAATATTTGTAG